One Amaranthus tricolor cultivar Red isolate AtriRed21 chromosome 10, ASM2621246v1, whole genome shotgun sequence genomic window carries:
- the LOC130825543 gene encoding 2-isopropylmalate synthase A-like isoform X2, producing the protein MATLTSSYLPPTKATIPKSISPKTPFTTLLSFSSTKPSFTRSISSKSPTKKPITITQCSTTPLHHRSSYIPNKISDPNYIRIFDTTLRDGEQSPGASMTPKQKLEIARQLARLGVDIIEAGFPAASNADLEAVKTIAMEVGNAVDEDGYVPVICGLSRCNKGDIDAAWEAVKYAKRPRIHTFIATSEIHMEHKLNKTREEVVKIATSMVSYARSLGCQDVEFSPEDAGRSDREFLYQILGEVIKAGATTLNIPDTVGYTVPNEFGKLIADIKANTPGIENVIISTHCQNDLGLSTANTVAGACAGARQLEVTINGIGERAGNASLEEVVMTIKCRGQSLGGLYTGIRTEHIVKASKMVAEYSGLLVQPHKAIVGANAFKHESGIHQHGMLKHKGTYEIISPEDIGLQRADESGLVLGKLSGRHALQKRLEQLGYFFEGKELDDIFWRFKSVAEKKKHVLDEDIEALVVDELFQPDSIWSLGDLQVTCGTLGLSTATVKLIDADGMEHVACSVGTGPVDSAYKAVDMIVKVPVTLLEYSLTGVTEGIDAIATTRVLIRGENGFSSTQATGEKIRRTFSGSGSEMDIVVSSVRAYISALNKMLAYKSKPDHKIPENSHVSASDAVPAVSA; encoded by the exons ATGGCGACATTGACATCCTCATATCTTCCACCCACTAAAGCCACTATCCCAAAATCTATTTCCCCTAAAACCCCATTCACTACTCTCCTTTCATTCTCCTCCACAAAACCGTCTTTTACTCGCTCTATTTCCTCTAAATCACCCACCAAAAAACCCATCACCATTACCCAATGCTCAACAACCCCTCTTCATCATCGATCATCCTACATCCCCAACAaaatatccgacccgaattacaTACGAATTTTTGACACTACTCTTCGCGATGGGGAGCAATCGCCCGGAGCTTCAATGACTCCAAAACAAAAGCTCGAGATTGCGCGACAACTTGCGCGTCTTGGTGTGGATATAATTGAAGCTGGGTTTCCGGCTGCTTCGAATGCGGATTTAGAGGCTGTTAAAACGATAGCGATGGAAGTGGGTAACGCTGTTGATGAAGATGGGTATGTGCCTGTAATTTGTGGGCTTTCGAGGTGTAATAAAGGGGATATTGATGCTGCTTGGGAAGCTGTTAAGTATGCTAAAAGACCTAGAATTCATACATTTATTGCAACGAGTGAGATTCATATGGAACATAAGTTGAATAAAACGAGGGAAGAAGTTGTTAAGATTGCTACAAGTATGGTTAGTTATGCTAGGAGTTTAGGGTGTCAGGATGTTGAATTTAGTCCTGAGGATGCTGGCAG ATCAGATCGAGAGTTTCTGTACCAAATTTTGGGGGAAGTTATTAAGGCTGGAGCAACCACTCTAAATATTCCTGATACCGTAGGTTATACGGTCCCTAATGAGTTTGGAAAACTGATTGCTGATATAAAGGCAAATACACCTGGAATTGAGAATGTGATCATATCAACACATTGCCAGAATGATCTTGGGCTTTCTACTGCAAATACAGTAGCC GGAGCATGTGCAGGTGCAAGACAATTAGAGGTAACAATAAATGGAATCGGTGAAAGAGCAGGAAATGCATCACTTGAGGAG GTTGTCATGACCATAAAATGTCGTGGGCAATCGCTGGGTGGTCTTTACACTGGAATTCGAACAGAACACATTGTAAAGGCCAGCAAGATG GTGGCTGAGTATTCAGGACTGCTTGTACAGCCTCATAAGGCAATAGTCGGAGCTAATGCTTTTAAGCATGAAAGTGGAATTCACCAG CATGGAATGCTGAAACACAAAGGGACTTATGAGATCATATCTCCAGAAGACATAGGGCTTCAACGTGCGGATGAATCAGGGCTAGTTCTTGGAAAACTTAG TGGACGGCATGCGTTGCAAAAGAGACTTGAGCAG CTCGGATACTTCTTTGAGGGCAAGGAACTCGATGACATTTTTTGGCGGTTCAAATCAGTCGCTGAGAAGAAAAAG CATGTCTTGGATGAGGATATTGAAGCCTTAGTAGTTGATGAGCTTTTTCAGCCAGACTCAATTTGGTCACTTGGTGATCTTCAG GTCACATGTGGAACTTTGGGGCTTTCTACAGCAACTGTTAAGCTCATTGATGCTGACGGGATGGAACATGTTGCTTGTTCGGTTGGAACAGGACCAGTTGATTCAGCTTATAAAGCTGTTGATATGATTGTGAAG GTGCCCGTGACTCTGCTTGAATACTCGTTGACCGGAGTGACTGAGGGTATAGATGCCATAGCCACCACTAGAGTGTTGATACGTGGAGAAAATGGGTTTTCATCTACACAAGCAACTGGGGAGAAAATTCGTCGAACATTCAG TGGAAGTGGGTCTGAAATGGATATTGTTGTATCAAGCGTCCGAGCTTACATTAGTGCACTAAATAAGATGCTAGCTTACAAGAGTAAACCTGATCACAAAATCCCAGAGAATTCTCACGTTTCTGCCTCCGATGCTGTTCCTGCTGTTAGCGCTTGA
- the LOC130825543 gene encoding 2-isopropylmalate synthase A-like isoform X1 encodes MAATFASQNFSSTHTKIHAQKVPLILKTPITTLLSLSSSTPTYSVLSISSPTTTIKCSATSSPPPENIFRRPDYIPNKISDPNYIRIFDTTLRDGEQSPGAAMTPAQKLEIAKQLAFLGVDIIEAGFPASSKADLEAVKAIAMEVGNDVDGGGYVPVICGLSRCNKGDIDAAWEAVKYAKRPRIHTFIATSEIHMMHKLNKSREEVVKIATSMVKYARSLGCLDVEFSPEDAGRSDREFLYQILGEVIKAGATTLNIPDTVGYTVPNEFGKLIADIKANTPGIENVIISTHCQNDLGLSTANTVAGACAGARQLEVTINGIGERAGNASLEEVVMTIKCRGQSLGGLYTGIRTEHIVKASKMVAEYSGLLVQPHKAIVGANAFKHESGIHQHGMLKHKGTYEIISPEDIGLQRADESGLVLGKLSGRHALQKRLEQLGYFFEGKELDDIFWRFKSVAEKKKHVLDEDIEALVVDELFQPDSIWSLGDLQVTCGTLGLSTATVKLIDADGMEHVACSVGTGPVDSAYKAVDMIVKVPVTLLEYSLTGVTEGIDAIATTRVLIRGENGFSSTQATGEKIRRTFSGSGSEMDIVVSSVRAYISALNKMLAYKSKPDHKIPENSHVSASDAVPAVSA; translated from the exons ATGGCAGCTACTTTTGCATCCCAAAATTTTTCATCCACACATACAAAAATCCACGCCCAAAAAGTACCTCTCATCCTAAAAACCCCGATCACCACCCTCCTTTCTCTATCCTCTTCAACCCCTACTTATTCCGTCCTGTCCATTTCCTCCCCCACCACCACTATAAAATGTTCCGCGACGTCATCACCTCCGCCGGAGAATATTTTCCGGCGACCGGATTACATCCCGAACAAAATATCCGACCCGAACTACATCCGAATCTTCGACACAACACTCCGAGACGGCGAGCAGTCACCGGGAGCAGCCATGACGCCGGCGCAGAAACTTGAGATAGCGAAGCAGTTAGCGTTTCTCGGAGTTGACATCATCGAAGCCGGTTTTCCGGCGTCTTCGAAAGCAGATTTGGAAGCCGTGAAAGCTATAGCGATGGAAGTTGGGAACGATGTCGATGGCGGAGGGTATGTGCCTGTAATATGTGGATTGTCGAGATGTAATAAAGGAGATATTGATGCTGCTTGGGAAGCTGTTAAGTATGCTAAAAGACCTAGGATTCATACGTTTATTGCAACGAGTGAGATTCATATGATGCATAAATTGAATAAAAGTAGGGAAGAAGTTGTGAAGATCGCTACAAGTATGGTCAAGTATGCTAGGAGTTTGGGTTGTTTGGATGTTGAATTTAGTCCTGAAGATGCTGGCAG ATCAGATCGAGAGTTTCTGTACCAAATTTTGGGGGAAGTTATTAAGGCTGGAGCAACCACTCTAAATATTCCTGATACCGTAGGTTATACGGTCCCTAATGAGTTTGGAAAACTGATTGCTGATATAAAGGCAAATACACCTGGAATTGAGAATGTGATCATATCAACACATTGCCAGAATGATCTTGGGCTTTCTACTGCAAATACAGTAGCC GGAGCATGTGCAGGTGCAAGACAATTAGAGGTAACAATAAATGGAATCGGTGAAAGAGCAGGAAATGCATCACTTGAGGAG GTTGTCATGACCATAAAATGTCGTGGGCAATCGCTGGGTGGTCTTTACACTGGAATTCGAACAGAACACATTGTAAAGGCCAGCAAGATG GTGGCTGAGTATTCAGGACTGCTTGTACAGCCTCATAAGGCAATAGTCGGAGCTAATGCTTTTAAGCATGAAAGTGGAATTCACCAG CATGGAATGCTGAAACACAAAGGGACTTATGAGATCATATCTCCAGAAGACATAGGGCTTCAACGTGCGGATGAATCAGGGCTAGTTCTTGGAAAACTTAG TGGACGGCATGCGTTGCAAAAGAGACTTGAGCAG CTCGGATACTTCTTTGAGGGCAAGGAACTCGATGACATTTTTTGGCGGTTCAAATCAGTCGCTGAGAAGAAAAAG CATGTCTTGGATGAGGATATTGAAGCCTTAGTAGTTGATGAGCTTTTTCAGCCAGACTCAATTTGGTCACTTGGTGATCTTCAG GTCACATGTGGAACTTTGGGGCTTTCTACAGCAACTGTTAAGCTCATTGATGCTGACGGGATGGAACATGTTGCTTGTTCGGTTGGAACAGGACCAGTTGATTCAGCTTATAAAGCTGTTGATATGATTGTGAAG GTGCCCGTGACTCTGCTTGAATACTCGTTGACCGGAGTGACTGAGGGTATAGATGCCATAGCCACCACTAGAGTGTTGATACGTGGAGAAAATGGGTTTTCATCTACACAAGCAACTGGGGAGAAAATTCGTCGAACATTCAG TGGAAGTGGGTCTGAAATGGATATTGTTGTATCAAGCGTCCGAGCTTACATTAGTGCACTAAATAAGATGCTAGCTTACAAGAGTAAACCTGATCACAAAATCCCAGAGAATTCTCACGTTTCTGCCTCCGATGCTGTTCCTGCTGTTAGCGCTTGA